From a region of the Maridesulfovibrio ferrireducens genome:
- a CDS encoding ABC transporter ATP-binding protein, whose translation MLKLKNINTYYGNIQALRNINIEVAKGEIITLIGANGAGKTTTLMTISGVVPPRTGEVLYEGQPIHKKSPDKIVKMGISQVPEGRLIFPDLTITENLDMGAFLRDDKAGIKEDMEHAFKLFPILYERRKQLGGNLSGGEQQMLAISRALMARPKLLLLDEPSLGLAPLIIRQIFEIVKKINKESGTTVFLVEQNANLALKTAHRGYVMENGEIILSDTSEKLLANEDVKKAYLGL comes from the coding sequence TAAAAAATATTAATACCTACTACGGTAATATTCAGGCCCTGAGAAATATTAATATCGAGGTCGCAAAAGGTGAAATAATCACCTTGATCGGAGCTAACGGCGCCGGTAAGACCACAACTCTTATGACTATTAGTGGAGTTGTTCCACCGCGTACGGGTGAAGTTTTATATGAAGGTCAGCCCATTCATAAAAAGAGTCCCGATAAAATTGTTAAAATGGGCATATCTCAGGTTCCCGAAGGGCGGCTCATCTTTCCAGATCTCACTATTACCGAAAATCTGGATATGGGTGCTTTTTTAAGGGATGACAAAGCCGGAATAAAAGAAGATATGGAACATGCGTTTAAGTTGTTTCCTATTCTTTATGAACGAAGAAAACAGCTCGGAGGAAATCTTTCGGGTGGTGAACAACAAATGTTGGCAATTTCTCGAGCGTTAATGGCCAGACCGAAGCTTCTTCTTTTAGATGAACCTTCACTTGGACTGGCCCCGTTAATTATTCGGCAAATTTTCGAAATAGTTAAAAAAATTAATAAAGAAAGTGGAACAACCGTTTTTCTTGTTGAGCAGAATGCGAACCTCGCTTTAAAGACAGCCCATCGAGGTTATGTCATGGAAAACGGGGAGATAATACTCTCCGACACCAGTGAAAAACTACTGGCGAACGAGGATGTTAAAAAAGCATACTTAGGACTTTAG